Proteins from one Bactrocera neohumeralis isolate Rockhampton chromosome 3, APGP_CSIRO_Bneo_wtdbg2-racon-allhic-juicebox.fasta_v2, whole genome shotgun sequence genomic window:
- the LOC126752137 gene encoding uncharacterized protein LOC126752137: MPTKSVHKWMSDEMARLSTKFARYKPSCNGYNRIQPVLLSRSVTQMLNNPLPVEDQIGSTMTAASQQQPQQKQQQAHGRPKGVLSRSEAEWEEVYPTVQFGRSEHCEADGKKAERKFAYYRNCSTRII; this comes from the coding sequence ATGCCCACAAAATCGGTGCACAAGTGGATGTCGGACGAAATGGCGCGTCTATCGACGAAGTTCGCACGATACAAGCCCAGCTGCAATGGCTACAACCGCATACAGCCGGTGCTGCTGTCGCGCAGCGTCACCCAGATGCTGAACAATCCATTGCCGGTGGAGGATCAAATCGGCAGCACCATGACGGCGGCGAGTCAACAGCAGCCGCAACAGAAACAGCAGCAAGCACACGGGCGTCCCAAAGGTGTATTGAGTCGCTCGGAAGCCGAATGGGAGGAGGTCTATCCGACCGTGCAGTTTGGGCGTAGTGAACATTGTGAGGCAGATGGCAAGAAGGCGGAACGAAAATTCGCTTACTATCGCAACTGTTCGACAAGGATAATTTAG